Proteins encoded together in one Caldicellulosiruptor saccharolyticus DSM 8903 window:
- a CDS encoding thiamine pyrophosphate-dependent enzyme, with the protein MIKPQETIFESGNEMAALAASQINYHIMGYYPITPSTQIAEELDQMRADGQHDILLIAADGEHGAAGICYGASLGGGRVFNATSANGLMYALEQLPVQSGTRFPMVLNLVTRSISGPLDIKGDHSDLMFTLNTGWIILLAKDPQRVYDMNIMAVKISEHPEVNLPVIVAYDGFFTSHQKRVVSYFKNKEDVLEFVGKTPPPRIVATDPENPVTIGPYMNEPDLINNKYQLSKAMDKAYEVIPQVFDEFYEISGRKYTLVEGYKMEDAEVAIFVLNSSYDTVCEAVDLLRQKGLKVGVATTNVLRPWPKKEIQELLKNVKYLTVLDRQESYGAKGGNMTIEVKATLQELRADIKVISRIYGLGGKDFFLDDAISIFEDLYLAYEGKKQISDFDYIGAYAGDENYKPKKYMEPIKAEWTKNIALNTRDLTAMPKRIVPGHGACPGCGIFPNLNLLLKGIEGDVVLLFHTGCGMVVTTAYPQTAFRTTYIHNLFQNGAATLSGLVEMYHQRQKRGEIPNRELTFILVTGDGGNDIGMGPTIGAALRNHKMIIFEYDNGGYMNTGYQLSYTTPYGASSSTSHVGKTQFGKSTFHKDTPQIMAATNIPYVATVAESDPIDFVKKARKAQKIMREEGLVYIKALSACPLNWGDEPSKERRVIKAAVDCCFHPLYEVDHGKTIITYDPEKKGKKIPVIEWLSMMGRTRHLTRPEYKHIIDEFQKEIDRRWERLKAKHEHPLL; encoded by the coding sequence ATGATAAAACCTCAAGAAACAATTTTTGAAAGCGGAAATGAAATGGCGGCTTTGGCTGCATCGCAGATAAATTATCATATCATGGGATATTACCCTATAACGCCATCAACCCAAATTGCAGAAGAACTTGACCAGATGAGAGCAGATGGTCAGCATGATATCTTGCTTATTGCAGCAGATGGCGAGCATGGGGCAGCAGGAATTTGCTACGGTGCAAGTTTAGGCGGTGGAAGAGTTTTTAATGCAACAAGTGCCAATGGTCTTATGTATGCATTAGAGCAGCTGCCTGTTCAATCTGGTACAAGATTTCCAATGGTTTTGAATTTAGTCACAAGGTCAATTTCTGGACCTTTAGATATAAAAGGTGATCATAGTGACCTGATGTTTACATTAAATACTGGGTGGATAATCTTGCTGGCAAAAGATCCTCAAAGGGTTTATGACATGAATATCATGGCAGTAAAGATTAGCGAACATCCTGAGGTTAATTTGCCTGTTATTGTTGCGTATGATGGATTTTTTACAAGTCATCAAAAAAGAGTTGTAAGTTATTTTAAGAACAAAGAAGATGTTCTGGAGTTTGTAGGCAAAACTCCACCACCACGGATTGTTGCAACAGACCCTGAAAATCCTGTGACAATTGGTCCATACATGAATGAACCTGACCTTATAAATAACAAATATCAACTTAGCAAGGCGATGGACAAAGCTTATGAGGTCATCCCTCAGGTATTTGATGAATTTTATGAAATAAGTGGTAGAAAATATACTTTGGTTGAAGGTTACAAAATGGAAGATGCTGAGGTTGCAATATTCGTGTTGAATTCCAGTTATGATACTGTTTGCGAAGCTGTTGACCTTTTAAGGCAGAAGGGTCTCAAAGTTGGTGTGGCAACAACGAACGTGTTGCGGCCCTGGCCTAAAAAAGAAATCCAAGAGCTGCTCAAAAATGTAAAATACCTTACTGTATTAGATAGACAAGAAAGTTATGGTGCAAAAGGTGGCAATATGACAATTGAGGTAAAAGCTACTCTACAAGAGTTAAGGGCAGATATAAAAGTAATTAGCAGGATTTATGGACTTGGTGGCAAAGACTTCTTTTTAGATGATGCCATTTCTATTTTTGAAGATTTGTATTTAGCATACGAGGGTAAAAAACAGATATCAGATTTTGATTATATCGGAGCATATGCAGGAGATGAGAACTATAAGCCCAAAAAATACATGGAGCCAATAAAGGCTGAGTGGACAAAAAATATTGCATTAAATACTCGCGACTTGACAGCAATGCCCAAACGAATTGTTCCTGGGCATGGGGCATGTCCAGGATGTGGAATCTTTCCAAACTTGAATCTCCTTTTAAAAGGTATTGAAGGGGATGTAGTTTTACTTTTTCATACAGGCTGTGGTATGGTTGTAACAACTGCTTATCCTCAAACAGCATTTAGAACAACTTATATCCACAATCTATTTCAAAATGGGGCTGCTACTTTATCGGGACTTGTAGAAATGTATCATCAACGTCAGAAAAGAGGGGAGATACCCAATAGAGAGTTAACTTTCATACTTGTAACAGGTGATGGCGGGAACGACATAGGTATGGGGCCAACAATTGGAGCTGCTCTGAGAAATCACAAGATGATTATATTTGAATACGACAATGGTGGATATATGAATACTGGTTATCAACTTTCATATACAACTCCCTATGGAGCCTCAAGTTCAACTTCACATGTTGGCAAAACTCAGTTTGGAAAGTCAACATTCCATAAAGATACCCCACAGATAATGGCTGCAACAAATATTCCATACGTGGCTACTGTTGCTGAGTCAGATCCCATAGATTTTGTAAAAAAAGCAAGAAAGGCACAAAAGATTATGAGAGAAGAGGGACTTGTTTACATTAAAGCTCTGTCAGCATGTCCACTGAACTGGGGAGATGAACCATCTAAAGAAAGAAGAGTAATTAAAGCAGCTGTTGATTGTTGTTTCCATCCACTTTACGAAGTTGATCATGGCAAAACTATTATCACTTATGACCCTGAGAAAAAAGGGAAAAAGATTCCTGTTATTGAGTGGTTATCTATGATGGGAAGAACAAGGCATCTTACAAGACCTGAATATAAACATATTATAGACGAATTCCAAAAAGAAATTGACAGAAGATGGGAAAGGCTCAAGGCAAAACATGAACACCCCCTTCTATAG
- a CDS encoding 2-oxoacid:acceptor oxidoreductase family protein: protein MLPTTNELGYYEIRLESIGGLGANVAGKILAEAGVVGSELNALNFASYGSEKKGTPVKSYIRFAPKEKQIRINSPVVKPHLVAIFHENMVNTNPVTQGLQKDGIVILNTSKDVYAARDFLKLASGTVAVIDAIKIALEQKTRINMVMLGAIVKMLGFISLDSVKELVKEAFEKKYPQTIPSNLAGLEAGYSEVKSKYFEYDGKYPYVEYQEERRPIGYKNAPIGGTIIEYANTITKNNITSRVGKIPIFIKEKCIHCGLCETTCPDYVFVWDRFLENGKPKMFNLGPDYQYCKGCLRCVDVCPSGALVEGIEREHDIEKISAKHDFDVYEKWYEDGENS from the coding sequence ATGCTACCAACCACAAATGAACTTGGATACTACGAAATTCGACTTGAAAGTATCGGCGGACTTGGGGCTAATGTTGCGGGAAAAATCTTAGCCGAGGCAGGAGTTGTTGGAAGTGAACTTAATGCTTTGAATTTTGCAAGTTACGGCTCTGAGAAAAAGGGCACACCTGTAAAATCATATATTAGATTTGCGCCAAAGGAAAAGCAAATAAGAATCAATTCGCCTGTTGTAAAACCTCATTTGGTAGCTATATTTCATGAAAATATGGTAAATACAAATCCTGTCACTCAAGGGCTTCAAAAAGACGGTATAGTCATTCTGAATACAAGTAAAGATGTGTATGCAGCTCGTGACTTTTTAAAACTTGCAAGCGGCACTGTTGCAGTTATTGATGCCATTAAAATAGCTCTTGAACAAAAGACAAGAATTAATATGGTAATGCTGGGTGCAATAGTAAAAATGCTTGGATTTATAAGTTTAGACAGCGTAAAGGAATTGGTTAAAGAGGCTTTTGAGAAAAAATATCCTCAAACAATACCATCAAATCTTGCTGGACTTGAAGCAGGTTATAGTGAAGTAAAATCTAAATATTTTGAATATGACGGAAAATATCCTTATGTAGAATATCAAGAAGAAAGACGTCCAATAGGCTATAAAAACGCTCCAATTGGTGGAACTATTATTGAATATGCAAATACCATTACAAAAAACAACATTACAAGTAGAGTAGGCAAAATTCCTATCTTTATAAAAGAAAAGTGTATCCATTGTGGCCTTTGTGAAACAACATGTCCTGATTATGTCTTTGTATGGGATAGATTTCTAGAAAACGGCAAACCTAAAATGTTCAACTTAGGACCAGACTATCAATATTGTAAAGGATGTTTGAGATGTGTAGATGTCTGTCCAAGTGGAGCACTTGTTGAGGGAATTGAAAGAGAACATGACATTGAGAAAATTTCTGCCAAACATGATTTTGATGTATATGAGAAATGGTATGAGGATGGTGAAAATTCATGA
- the rplQ gene encoding 50S ribosomal protein L17 → MNKLRKLKRDTDHRQALMRNLATSLFKHGRIMTTEAKAKDLRRVAEKLITIAKKGDLASYRRVLGYLYEEDVAYDLFQKIAPRYQGRNGGYTRIIKVGPRKGDGAMMVYIELV, encoded by the coding sequence ATGAACAAATTGAGAAAACTCAAACGCGATACAGACCACAGACAGGCTCTTATGAGAAACTTAGCAACATCGTTGTTCAAGCATGGTAGGATAATGACAACAGAAGCAAAGGCAAAAGATTTGAGAAGAGTAGCTGAAAAACTCATCACCATAGCTAAAAAGGGCGACCTTGCATCATATAGAAGAGTGTTAGGGTATCTTTACGAAGAAGATGTGGCTTATGATTTGTTCCAGAAGATTGCGCCAAGATACCAAGGAAGAAATGGCGGTTATACAAGGATAATCAAGGTTGGCCCAAGAAAAGGTGACGGCGCAATGATGGTTTATATAGAGCTGGTGTAA
- a CDS encoding DNA-directed RNA polymerase subunit alpha: protein MIEIQKPTIRCEELSQDQKYGRYVIEPLERGYGITIGNALRRTLLSSLPGAAVTAVKIDGVLHEFSTIPGVLEDVPEIILNLKGLAIKMSSPGPKVMYIEAQGECEVKAKDIKADADIEICNPEHHIATLNEDARLFMEITVNQGKGYVPAERNKQSNQPIGVIPVDSIYTPVTKVNYKVENTRVGQVTDYDKLTMEIWTNGTIRPDEALTVAAKILIEHFNLFTDLSNIPTKIETVVKQEPPKRNKLLDMTIEELELSVRSYNCLKRAGINTVEDLVNKTEEEMMKVRNLGKKSLEEVIQKLHSLGLSLKKSDSTPKGEEEEK, encoded by the coding sequence TTGATTGAAATTCAAAAACCAACAATTAGATGTGAAGAGTTAAGCCAAGACCAAAAGTATGGTCGATATGTCATTGAACCCTTGGAAAGGGGTTATGGAATCACAATTGGTAATGCACTTAGAAGAACGCTTTTATCGTCTTTGCCTGGTGCAGCTGTGACAGCGGTAAAAATAGATGGTGTTCTCCATGAGTTTTCTACTATTCCAGGAGTATTAGAAGATGTTCCAGAAATTATTCTTAACCTAAAGGGGTTAGCAATCAAGATGTCATCACCCGGTCCAAAGGTAATGTATATAGAGGCACAGGGTGAGTGTGAGGTAAAGGCAAAGGATATAAAAGCAGATGCTGATATAGAGATTTGCAATCCTGAACATCATATTGCAACGCTGAATGAAGACGCACGACTTTTTATGGAAATAACAGTGAATCAGGGCAAAGGCTACGTTCCTGCAGAGAGAAACAAACAATCAAACCAGCCAATAGGTGTAATTCCTGTTGATTCAATCTACACCCCTGTTACTAAGGTAAATTATAAGGTTGAGAATACAAGAGTTGGTCAGGTTACAGATTATGACAAGCTTACAATGGAGATTTGGACAAATGGTACTATCAGGCCTGATGAGGCACTAACAGTTGCTGCAAAGATTTTGATTGAGCATTTTAACCTGTTTACTGATCTTTCAAATATTCCGACAAAGATCGAGACAGTTGTAAAGCAAGAACCACCAAAAAGGAATAAACTTCTTGATATGACCATAGAAGAACTTGAGCTTTCAGTCAGGTCGTATAACTGTCTCAAGAGAGCTGGTATTAACACTGTTGAAGATTTAGTCAACAAGACAGAAGAAGAGATGATGAAAGTAAGAAACCTTGGTAAAAAGTCATTAGAAGAGGTCATTCAAAAGCTTCACAGCTTAGGACTGAGCCTCAAAAAGAGCGATAGCACGCCGAAGGGGGAGGAAGAAGAGAAATGA
- a CDS encoding type II toxin-antitoxin system VapC family toxin yields MKVLIDTNVILDVLLKRAPFDTDSYTVLKYCEQNVVEGYIPSFAVTDIYYFISKNLGNEEARQGIEALLSIVKLVGITKKDVEDALRNPAIKDLEDALQLQCAKKIKAEWLITRDDKFKKLISKQ; encoded by the coding sequence ATGAAGGTGTTAATTGACACTAATGTTATTTTGGATGTTTTATTAAAAAGAGCACCATTTGACACTGATTCGTATACAGTGTTAAAATACTGTGAGCAAAACGTTGTGGAAGGGTATATTCCTTCTTTTGCTGTTACAGATATTTATTATTTTATCTCCAAGAATTTAGGGAATGAAGAAGCACGTCAAGGTATTGAAGCATTACTTAGCATAGTAAAACTTGTTGGTATAACTAAAAAGGATGTAGAAGATGCTTTGAGAAATCCAGCTATAAAGGATTTAGAGGATGCTTTACAACTTCAATGTGCCAAAAAAATCAAAGCAGAGTGGTTAATAACAAGAGATGATAAGTTTAAAAAGCTTATATCAAAACAATAA
- the mnmA gene encoding tRNA 2-thiouridine(34) synthase MnmA, whose protein sequence is MSGGVDSSVAAAILKEEGYEVYGATMQIWQNECGEELITGKSCCSIYAVDDARKVANILDIPYYVFNMKDDFRKIVIDYFIDEYIKGRTPNPCIMCNRKIKFELFLKKAIAIGMDYIATGHYAIIEYDSSLNRYLLKRSKAKEKDQTYVLYNMTQEMLSKTLFPLGRFSKDEVRKLAEKFKLPVAKKPDSQEICFIPDNNYGKFIEKETGIREDGVYVDTEGNILGKSKAYYNYTIGQRKGLGISTGKRMYVVAIKPEENKVVLGEEGKIFADALIATDLNFIPFDKLESEIEVTAKIRYTAKEAKAKIVPMENNKVLVKFYEKQRAITPGQSVVFYNNDIVVGGGIIEKALV, encoded by the coding sequence ATGAGTGGAGGTGTTGACTCTTCTGTTGCTGCCGCAATCCTAAAGGAAGAAGGATATGAGGTATACGGTGCTACGATGCAGATTTGGCAAAACGAGTGTGGAGAGGAACTAATTACAGGGAAGAGTTGTTGTTCAATCTATGCAGTGGATGATGCCCGCAAAGTTGCTAATATACTTGATATTCCATACTATGTGTTCAATATGAAGGATGATTTTAGGAAAATAGTAATTGATTATTTCATTGATGAATATATAAAAGGTAGAACTCCAAACCCTTGTATAATGTGTAATAGAAAAATTAAATTTGAACTTTTTTTAAAAAAAGCAATTGCTATTGGTATGGACTATATTGCCACTGGTCATTATGCAATTATAGAATATGACAGTAGTTTGAACAGATACCTTTTGAAAAGGTCTAAAGCAAAAGAAAAAGACCAGACATATGTGTTATATAACATGACGCAAGAGATGTTATCTAAAACTCTTTTTCCTTTAGGAAGATTTTCAAAGGATGAGGTTCGCAAACTTGCAGAAAAATTTAAGCTCCCTGTTGCAAAAAAGCCAGACTCACAGGAGATTTGCTTTATTCCTGACAATAACTATGGTAAGTTTATTGAAAAAGAAACAGGGATTAGAGAAGATGGTGTGTACGTAGACACAGAAGGAAACATCCTTGGAAAAAGCAAGGCTTATTACAATTACACTATTGGACAAAGAAAGGGACTTGGTATTTCAACTGGCAAGAGAATGTATGTAGTTGCTATAAAGCCAGAAGAAAACAAGGTTGTTTTAGGGGAAGAAGGTAAGATATTTGCAGATGCACTTATTGCAACTGATTTGAATTTTATCCCGTTTGACAAATTAGAATCTGAAATAGAAGTTACAGCAAAGATAAGATATACAGCTAAAGAGGCGAAAGCCAAAATCGTACCAATGGAAAATAATAAAGTACTTGTCAAGTTTTATGAAAAACAGCGTGCAATAACACCTGGCCAGTCTGTGGTGTTTTATAATAATGATATTGTGGTTGGTGGTGGTATAATAGAAAAGGCCCTCGTGTGA
- a CDS encoding CCA tRNA nucleotidyltransferase: protein MIKLKDEPLQVIKRLNQHNFKAYLVGGCLRDYLLGTTPQDFDIATDAKPEDVMKLFEKTIPTGIKHGTVTVIINNVKIEVTTFRIEKEYQNHRWPTVEFTDSLYEDLKRRDFTINALAYHPDEGLIDYFNGLDDLKNKIVRCVGNPHERFFEDALRILRCIRFATQLNFSIDEKTFEGVVLLKDLLKKISKERINAELSKILRSKNSLYGIKLLYESGVGETVIPEYIKIYSFLHSTEFDLILSEFKIPAFFACFRDPKKVEDIMRDLRFDKKNIILATKLCNYLNSEYATEYLVKKVYFEEEKMPEGIISTLSILKKDKTLMELFSTLKAQNKLVSKKDVKIKGDDLLKLGLKGKELGNVLQIIYEYILHNPEKNNRDEILKHVNSYFKQGKN, encoded by the coding sequence ATGATAAAGCTAAAGGATGAACCATTGCAAGTAATAAAAAGGCTAAATCAGCACAATTTTAAAGCATACTTAGTGGGAGGATGCCTAAGAGACTATTTGCTTGGTACCACCCCCCAGGATTTTGATATTGCAACAGATGCAAAGCCAGAAGATGTGATGAAGCTTTTCGAAAAGACAATTCCAACTGGGATAAAACATGGAACAGTGACAGTCATAATAAACAATGTGAAGATTGAGGTTACAACTTTTAGAATAGAAAAAGAATATCAAAATCACAGATGGCCTACGGTAGAGTTTACAGACAGTCTTTATGAGGACCTCAAAAGAAGGGATTTTACGATAAACGCCTTGGCATATCACCCAGACGAGGGCCTTATTGATTATTTCAACGGACTTGATGATTTGAAAAATAAAATTGTTCGCTGTGTTGGAAATCCTCACGAGAGATTTTTTGAGGATGCTCTTCGAATTCTGAGGTGTATAAGGTTTGCAACTCAGCTTAATTTTAGCATAGATGAGAAGACATTTGAAGGTGTTGTGCTCTTAAAAGACCTTTTGAAAAAGATCTCTAAGGAGAGAATAAATGCTGAGCTTTCTAAAATTCTCAGAAGCAAAAACTCTTTATATGGTATAAAACTGCTTTATGAAAGTGGTGTTGGAGAGACTGTGATTCCAGAATATATAAAAATATACAGCTTTCTGCATTCAACAGAGTTTGATTTGATTCTTTCTGAGTTCAAAATTCCGGCATTTTTTGCTTGTTTCCGAGATCCAAAAAAGGTGGAAGATATAATGAGAGATCTCAGATTTGATAAAAAAAATATCATTCTTGCAACAAAGCTATGTAACTATCTAAATTCTGAATATGCAACAGAGTACCTCGTAAAAAAGGTATATTTTGAAGAAGAGAAGATGCCAGAAGGAATAATTTCTACGCTTTCAATTTTAAAGAAAGATAAAACATTGATGGAATTGTTTAGTACCTTAAAGGCCCAAAATAAGCTTGTTAGCAAAAAAGATGTTAAGATAAAGGGTGATGATTTGTTAAAGCTCGGGTTAAAAGGCAAAGAATTAGGAAACGTATTACAGATAATATATGAATATATTCTTCACAATCCTGAGAAAAATAATAGAGATGAAATATTAAAACATGTTAATTCATATTTTAAACAGGGTAAAAATTAA
- the nifU gene encoding Fe-S cluster assembly scaffold protein NifU, producing the protein MYSEKVLDHFMNPRNVGEIEDADGVAQVGNPKCGDIMKMYLKIENGIIVDAKFKTFGCGAAVATSSMATEMVKGKTIEEALQITNKAVAEALDGLPANKLHCSVLAEEAIKAAIEDYLNKQKQQTQN; encoded by the coding sequence ATGTATAGTGAAAAGGTTTTGGATCATTTTATGAATCCTCGAAATGTTGGTGAGATTGAGGATGCGGATGGTGTTGCTCAAGTAGGTAATCCAAAATGTGGGGATATAATGAAGATGTATCTTAAGATAGAAAATGGTATAATAGTTGATGCAAAGTTTAAAACATTTGGGTGTGGTGCTGCTGTTGCAACAAGTTCAATGGCAACAGAAATGGTAAAAGGAAAGACTATTGAAGAAGCCTTACAGATTACAAACAAGGCTGTAGCAGAGGCGTTAGATGGTCTTCCAGCAAACAAACTTCACTGTTCAGTTTTAGCTGAAGAGGCTATAAAGGCTGCAATTGAGGATTACTTGAACAAGCAGAAGCAGCAAACACAAAACTAA
- the nifS gene encoding cysteine desulfurase NifS — MQERIIYFDHAATTPLKKEVLDEMMPYLTEQYGNPSTIYRLGREAKKAIELARERVAKALNAEVQEIFFTSGGTESDNWALKGVAFANKDKGKHIITTTIEHHAVLHPLKYLEGLGFEVTYVPVEPNGIVDPQKVKEAIRDDTILISVMLANNEIGTIQPVKEIAKIAKERGIIVHTDAVQAVGQIPVDVKDLGVDLLSLSAHKFYGPKGVGALYIKKGTKIHPFSHGGAQERNRRAGTENVAGIVGLGKAIELATQNLSEYAAKLQKLRDKLIDGVLSKIDYVRLNGDRYNRLPNNANFSFEFIEGESLLLMLDMKGIAASSGSACTSGSLDPSHVLLAIGLEHEVAHGSLRITLGEDNTEEDIDYLLEVLPEIVSRLRDMSPLYEKVKKGGN, encoded by the coding sequence ATGCAAGAAAGAATTATCTATTTTGACCATGCAGCAACAACCCCACTAAAAAAAGAAGTTTTAGATGAGATGATGCCATATCTCACAGAGCAGTATGGCAATCCGTCAACCATATACAGACTTGGCAGAGAAGCAAAGAAAGCGATTGAGCTTGCAAGAGAAAGGGTTGCTAAGGCTTTAAATGCAGAGGTGCAAGAGATATTTTTCACCTCTGGTGGGACAGAGTCAGATAACTGGGCATTAAAAGGTGTAGCCTTTGCAAATAAAGATAAAGGTAAGCATATTATAACAACAACCATTGAGCACCATGCAGTTTTGCACCCACTAAAATATCTTGAGGGTTTAGGGTTTGAAGTGACATATGTTCCTGTTGAGCCAAATGGTATTGTGGATCCTCAAAAAGTCAAAGAAGCAATAAGAGATGATACTATATTGATTTCTGTAATGCTCGCAAACAATGAAATTGGTACAATTCAGCCAGTTAAAGAAATAGCAAAAATAGCAAAAGAAAGAGGAATAATTGTTCATACAGATGCTGTTCAGGCAGTTGGTCAAATTCCTGTTGATGTAAAAGATTTGGGTGTTGATCTGCTATCACTTTCTGCCCACAAATTCTATGGACCAAAAGGGGTTGGAGCACTTTATATCAAAAAAGGGACAAAAATTCACCCATTTTCACATGGAGGAGCACAGGAAAGAAACAGACGTGCAGGAACAGAGAATGTTGCTGGAATTGTTGGGCTTGGCAAGGCGATAGAGCTTGCAACTCAGAATCTCTCTGAGTATGCTGCAAAACTTCAAAAGCTAAGAGATAAGCTTATTGACGGGGTTTTGAGCAAGATTGATTATGTTCGTTTAAATGGTGATAGATATAACAGGCTTCCAAACAATGCTAATTTCTCATTTGAGTTTATTGAGGGAGAGAGTTTGCTTTTGATGCTTGACATGAAAGGAATTGCGGCATCAAGCGGTTCTGCTTGCACATCAGGGTCTTTAGACCCATCACATGTGCTGTTGGCAATAGGGCTTGAGCATGAGGTAGCGCATGGTTCGTTGAGAATAACCTTAGGTGAAGATAATACAGAAGAAGATATAGATTATCTTTTAGAAGTTCTGCCAGAAATTGTATCGAGGCTCAGAGATATGAGTCCACTTTATGAAAAGGTAAAAAAAGGGGGTAATTAA
- a CDS encoding type II toxin-antitoxin system Phd/YefM family antitoxin, which translates to MIVNATEFKMRVGKYLKLAEKEEIITKNGRKVAKLTPIRKSDTSAVDFLYGLLENYGNKEIDVKQIRNERLKKHEGVN; encoded by the coding sequence ATGATTGTGAATGCGACAGAATTTAAAATGAGAGTAGGGAAATATCTGAAACTTGCTGAGAAAGAAGAGATTATTACAAAAAATGGTAGGAAAGTAGCAAAGCTTACACCGATTAGAAAGAGTGATACTTCTGCTGTGGATTTTTTATATGGTTTGCTGGAGAATTATGGTAATAAAGAGATAGATGTAAAACAAATAAGGAATGAGAGGCTAAAAAAGCATGAAGGTGTTAATTGA
- a CDS encoding RrF2 family transcriptional regulator, whose product MFRLSTKGRYGVRAMFDLALHYDEGLVSLKSIAERQEISEHYLEQLIATLKKAGLVKSIRGAQGGYMLSREPSKITIGEILRALEGSLSPAECIDDIEKVDCPRADFCVTKKVWEKVKKAIESVVDSITLQDLVDDYKKMTANESYMFYI is encoded by the coding sequence ATGTTTAGGTTGTCGACAAAAGGAAGATATGGAGTAAGAGCAATGTTTGATTTAGCACTGCATTATGATGAAGGACTTGTTTCACTCAAGAGCATTGCCGAGCGTCAAGAAATTTCTGAACATTATTTGGAGCAGCTAATTGCAACTTTAAAAAAAGCTGGGCTTGTTAAGAGCATACGAGGTGCACAAGGTGGGTATATGCTGTCTCGAGAACCGTCGAAAATAACTATAGGAGAGATCTTACGGGCGCTTGAAGGGTCACTCTCGCCTGCTGAGTGTATAGATGATATAGAAAAAGTGGATTGTCCAAGAGCGGATTTTTGCGTTACGAAAAAAGTTTGGGAGAAGGTAAAAAAAGCAATCGAAAGTGTTGTTGACTCAATAACGTTGCAAGACTTAGTTGATGATTATAAAAAGATGACAGCAAATGAGTCTTATATGTTTTATATTTAA
- a CDS encoding histidinol-phosphatase HisJ family protein, which translates to MFDYHIHSNFSSDSNMSMEVVINKALELGLDEIAFTDHMDLLYPPVSYPIWDIDYEEYMREFYSVKDKYKGKIKIKLGAEVGLQPHSIEKSLEILNSYQFDFIIASTHVVDFQDLADGVYYIGKTKEQAFLRYFEETLNLIKMFDKFCVYGHLDIVKRYGNYENKELDRKEYWDLIDEILKLLIQKGKGIEVNTSGYRYGLQMPHPEPKILKRYYELGGEIVTIGSDAHSPDFIAYMFKPTIELLKDIGFKYLAKFENLEPVFTKI; encoded by the coding sequence ATGTTTGACTATCATATTCATTCAAACTTCTCATCCGACTCAAATATGAGCATGGAAGTCGTTATCAATAAAGCTTTAGAGCTTGGCCTCGATGAGATAGCTTTTACTGACCACATGGACCTTTTATATCCACCAGTTTCATATCCTATTTGGGATATAGATTATGAAGAATACATGAGAGAATTTTATTCTGTTAAGGACAAATACAAAGGAAAAATTAAGATTAAATTAGGTGCTGAAGTTGGTTTGCAACCACATTCTATAGAAAAAAGTTTGGAGATCTTAAATAGCTATCAGTTTGATTTCATTATTGCATCAACCCATGTTGTAGACTTTCAAGATTTAGCAGATGGCGTTTATTATATAGGCAAAACCAAAGAACAGGCTTTTTTGAGATACTTTGAAGAAACATTAAATCTTATAAAGATGTTCGATAAGTTTTGTGTCTATGGTCATCTTGACATTGTAAAACGCTACGGAAATTATGAAAATAAAGAATTGGACAGAAAAGAATATTGGGATCTTATAGATGAGATTTTAAAATTACTCATACAAAAGGGGAAGGGAATTGAAGTAAACACTTCAGGTTATAGATATGGCCTTCAGATGCCCCACCCTGAACCTAAGATTTTGAAAAGGTATTATGAACTGGGTGGAGAAATTGTCACAATTGGGTCTGATGCCCACTCACCTGATTTTATCGCTTACATGTTTAAACCAACCATTGAGTTGCTAAAAGACATAGGCTTTAAATACTTAGCAAAATTTGAAAACTTAGAACCAGTATTTACAAAAATATAG